One window of the Ictidomys tridecemlineatus isolate mIctTri1 chromosome 11, mIctTri1.hap1, whole genome shotgun sequence genome contains the following:
- the LOC144368309 gene encoding myomegalin-like isoform X2: MDEAKHVLNDATGVCKQKIITRKILMSKRKLACRFPGLHASELDSNDPSGMKNSLKLEGDTKNGSFANKHGRHIIGHIEDYTALREQIAEGKLLVEQIQSLLTPTCNFLGLEAQGSEAPGSKCFHELRSSAHALQHTLDESASLLTMFWRAALPRFQGPRLPGKLDESMERELLDLRAQVSKQEKLLESTAEHLKTANQQKENMEQFIVSQLTRTHAVLKKARTNLERKQRLHLTQSQSLLQIHHHLTSALI; encoded by the exons ATGGATGAAGCCA AGCATGTCCTCAATGATGCCACAGGTGTCTGCAAACAAAAgataattacaagaaaaattctgATGAGCAAGAGGAAACTAGCATGCAGATTCCCTGGCCTTCATGCTTCAG agctggATTCAAATgatccttcaggaatgaagaactCTCTGAAGCTAGAGGGTGATACTAAGAATGGCTCCTTCGCCAACAAGCATGGCCGCCACATCATAGGCCACATTGAAGACTATACTGCTCTCAGAGAGCAGATTGCAGAGGGGAAACTGCTGGTTGAACAGATCCAGTCTCTCCTGACACCCACATGCAACTTCCTGGGCCTTGAAGCTCAGGGCTCAGAG GCACCAGGCAGCAAATGTTTCCATGAGCTAAGAAGCAGTGCTCATGCCCTGCAGCACACCCTAGATGAGTCAGCCTCACTCCTGACCATGTTCTGGAGAGCAGCTTTACCAAGGTTCCAAGGCCCTCGGCTGCCTGGCAAATTG GATGAATCAATGGAAAGGGAGCTCCTAGATCTGCGAGCCCAAGTATCCAAACAGGAGAAGCTCCTTGAGAGCACAGCTGAGCATCTGAAGACTGCTAACCAGCAGAAGGAGAACATGGAGCAGTTCATTGTTAGCCAGC tgacCAGGACACATGCTGTTTTGAAGAAGGCAAGGACTAACTTGGAGCGAAAGCAACGATTGCATCTTACCCAGTCACAGAGCCTGCTTCAAATACATCACCATCTGACATCAGCTCT AATTTAA
- the LOC144368309 gene encoding myomegalin-like isoform X1, which translates to MDEAKHVLNDATGVCKQKIITRKILMSKRKLACRFPGLHASELDSNDPSGMKNSLKLEGDTKNGSFANKHGRHIIGHIEDYTALREQIAEGKLLVEQIQSLLTPTCNFLGLEAQGSEAPGSKCFHELRSSAHALQHTLDESASLLTMFWRAALPRFQGPRLPGKLDESMERELLDLRAQVSKQEKLLESTAEHLKTANQQKENMEQFIVSQLTRTHAVLKKARTNLERKQRLHLTQSQSLLQIHHHLTSALLSQRSTSFFLQNHCSF; encoded by the exons ATGGATGAAGCCA AGCATGTCCTCAATGATGCCACAGGTGTCTGCAAACAAAAgataattacaagaaaaattctgATGAGCAAGAGGAAACTAGCATGCAGATTCCCTGGCCTTCATGCTTCAG agctggATTCAAATgatccttcaggaatgaagaactCTCTGAAGCTAGAGGGTGATACTAAGAATGGCTCCTTCGCCAACAAGCATGGCCGCCACATCATAGGCCACATTGAAGACTATACTGCTCTCAGAGAGCAGATTGCAGAGGGGAAACTGCTGGTTGAACAGATCCAGTCTCTCCTGACACCCACATGCAACTTCCTGGGCCTTGAAGCTCAGGGCTCAGAG GCACCAGGCAGCAAATGTTTCCATGAGCTAAGAAGCAGTGCTCATGCCCTGCAGCACACCCTAGATGAGTCAGCCTCACTCCTGACCATGTTCTGGAGAGCAGCTTTACCAAGGTTCCAAGGCCCTCGGCTGCCTGGCAAATTG GATGAATCAATGGAAAGGGAGCTCCTAGATCTGCGAGCCCAAGTATCCAAACAGGAGAAGCTCCTTGAGAGCACAGCTGAGCATCTGAAGACTGCTAACCAGCAGAAGGAGAACATGGAGCAGTTCATTGTTAGCCAGC tgacCAGGACACATGCTGTTTTGAAGAAGGCAAGGACTAACTTGGAGCGAAAGCAACGATTGCATCTTACCCAGTCACAGAGCCTGCTTCAAATACATCACCATCTGACATCAGCTCT CCTTTCCCAAAGAAGTACATCCTTCTTTCTCCAAAACCATTGCTCCTTCTGA